One Epinephelus lanceolatus isolate andai-2023 chromosome 17, ASM4190304v1, whole genome shotgun sequence genomic window carries:
- the ppm1ba gene encoding protein phosphatase 1B isoform X2, with product MGAFLDKPRTEKHNSHAEGNGLRYGLSSMQGWRVEMEDAHTAVLGLPAPGMTDWSFFAVYDGHAGSRVANYCSKHLLEHIISASLGGGGTQGSQAGSDSSSSEPPPLGPPSVESVKAGIRTGFLRIDEHMRSFSDLRNGMDRSGSTAVGILLSPDHFFFINCGDSRAVLYRNSQVCFSTLDHKPCNPRERERIQNAGGSVMIQRVNGSLAVSRALGDYDYKCVDGKGPTEQLVSPEPEVFEMVRAPEQDQFVILACDGIWDVMSNEELCEFVKSRLEVTDDLERVCNEVVDTCLHKGSRDNMSVVLVCLPNAPKVSEEAVRKDAELNKYLESRVEEMLSRPGEEGFPDLVAVMRNLSTDINMPCLPPGGGLASKRSVIEAVYNRLNPYREEDGPSCFI from the exons ATGGGTGCGTTCCTGGACAAGCCCAGGACAGAGAAGCACAACTCACATGCAGAGGGCAACGGCCTGCGCTATGGGCTCAGCTCCATGCAGGGCTGGCGGGTAGAGATGGAGGACGCTCACACGGCTGTGTTGGGACTCCCTGCTCCCGGTATGACTGACTGGTCCTTTTTTGCCGTGTACGATGGTCACGCTGGCTCAAGAGTTGCCAACTACTGCTCTAAGCATCTTCTGGAACACATTATCAGTGCTAGCTTAGGGGGCGGAGGGACTCAAGGCTCCCAGGCTGGTTCAGACAGCTCCAGCAGTGAGCCCCCACCACTGGGTCCCCCCTCAGTGGAGAGTGTGAAAGCTGGGATCCGGACAGGCTTCCTGAGGATTGATGAGCACATGCGCAGCTTCTCTGACCTTCGAAACGGCATGGACCGTAGTGGCTCCACAGCAGTGGGAATCCTCCTGTCACCTGATCATTTCTTCTTTATCAACTGTGGTGATTCTCGAGCTGTTCTATACCGCAATTCACAAGTGTGCTTCTCCACACTTGACCACAAGCCTTGCAACCCACGTGAGAGAGAGCGCATCCAGAATGCCGGTGGCTCAGTAATGATTCAGAGGGTTAATGGGTCACTGGCTGTATCGAGGGCCTTGGGGGACTACGATTACAAGTGCGTGGATGGGAAGGGCCCCACAGAGCAGCTGGTTAGCCCCGAACCAGAAGTGTTTGAGATGGTTCGGGCCCCAGAGCAGGATCAGTTTGTGATCCTGGCATGCGATGGCATCTGGGATGTCATGTCCAATGAGGAGCTGTGCGAGTTTGTGAAATCTAGGCTTGAGGTGACTGATGATCTGGAGAGAGTCTGCAACGAAGTGGTGGACACCTGCCTGCACAAG GGGAGTCGGGATAACATGagtgttgtgttagtgtgtttgcCCAACGCTCCCAAAGTGTCGGAGGAAGCTGTGAGGAAAGACGCTGAGCTCAACAAATATCTGGAGTCTCGAGTGGAAG AGATGCTGTCCCGGCCAGGGGAGGAGGGGTTTCCGGACCTGGTAGCAGTGATGAGGAACCTATCCACTGACATCAACATGCCCTGTCTGCCACCAGGGGGAGGCCTTGCCAGCAA ACGCAGTGTTATTGAAGCAGTATACAACCGTCTGAACCCATACAGGGAGGAAGATGGG CCCTCCTGTTTCATTTG A
- the ppm1ba gene encoding protein phosphatase 1B isoform X1 produces MGAFLDKPRTEKHNSHAEGNGLRYGLSSMQGWRVEMEDAHTAVLGLPAPGMTDWSFFAVYDGHAGSRVANYCSKHLLEHIISASLGGGGTQGSQAGSDSSSSEPPPLGPPSVESVKAGIRTGFLRIDEHMRSFSDLRNGMDRSGSTAVGILLSPDHFFFINCGDSRAVLYRNSQVCFSTLDHKPCNPRERERIQNAGGSVMIQRVNGSLAVSRALGDYDYKCVDGKGPTEQLVSPEPEVFEMVRAPEQDQFVILACDGIWDVMSNEELCEFVKSRLEVTDDLERVCNEVVDTCLHKGSRDNMSVVLVCLPNAPKVSEEAVRKDAELNKYLESRVEEMLSRPGEEGFPDLVAVMRNLSTDINMPCLPPGGGLASKRSVIEAVYNRLNPYREEDGSGAELEYHW; encoded by the exons ATGGGTGCGTTCCTGGACAAGCCCAGGACAGAGAAGCACAACTCACATGCAGAGGGCAACGGCCTGCGCTATGGGCTCAGCTCCATGCAGGGCTGGCGGGTAGAGATGGAGGACGCTCACACGGCTGTGTTGGGACTCCCTGCTCCCGGTATGACTGACTGGTCCTTTTTTGCCGTGTACGATGGTCACGCTGGCTCAAGAGTTGCCAACTACTGCTCTAAGCATCTTCTGGAACACATTATCAGTGCTAGCTTAGGGGGCGGAGGGACTCAAGGCTCCCAGGCTGGTTCAGACAGCTCCAGCAGTGAGCCCCCACCACTGGGTCCCCCCTCAGTGGAGAGTGTGAAAGCTGGGATCCGGACAGGCTTCCTGAGGATTGATGAGCACATGCGCAGCTTCTCTGACCTTCGAAACGGCATGGACCGTAGTGGCTCCACAGCAGTGGGAATCCTCCTGTCACCTGATCATTTCTTCTTTATCAACTGTGGTGATTCTCGAGCTGTTCTATACCGCAATTCACAAGTGTGCTTCTCCACACTTGACCACAAGCCTTGCAACCCACGTGAGAGAGAGCGCATCCAGAATGCCGGTGGCTCAGTAATGATTCAGAGGGTTAATGGGTCACTGGCTGTATCGAGGGCCTTGGGGGACTACGATTACAAGTGCGTGGATGGGAAGGGCCCCACAGAGCAGCTGGTTAGCCCCGAACCAGAAGTGTTTGAGATGGTTCGGGCCCCAGAGCAGGATCAGTTTGTGATCCTGGCATGCGATGGCATCTGGGATGTCATGTCCAATGAGGAGCTGTGCGAGTTTGTGAAATCTAGGCTTGAGGTGACTGATGATCTGGAGAGAGTCTGCAACGAAGTGGTGGACACCTGCCTGCACAAG GGGAGTCGGGATAACATGagtgttgtgttagtgtgtttgcCCAACGCTCCCAAAGTGTCGGAGGAAGCTGTGAGGAAAGACGCTGAGCTCAACAAATATCTGGAGTCTCGAGTGGAAG AGATGCTGTCCCGGCCAGGGGAGGAGGGGTTTCCGGACCTGGTAGCAGTGATGAGGAACCTATCCACTGACATCAACATGCCCTGTCTGCCACCAGGGGGAGGCCTTGCCAGCAA ACGCAGTGTTATTGAAGCAGTATACAACCGTCTGAACCCATACAGGGAGGAAGATGGG AGCGGAGCTGAGTTGGAGTACCACTGGTAG
- the slc3a1 gene encoding amino acid transporter heavy chain SLC3A1: MSVKEDTGSMELGECTRNPRFQDVDGVVTPADTIYADPGEKRDSTALKVDPDAAEEEYTQIKPYAGMPKEVLLLYSSQAKYRVPREILFWLTVACTLALVAVTVTVIVLSPRCLNWWQVSPVYQVYPRSFRDSDGDGVGDLKGIQQQLNHFQYLNIKSVWISPFYRSPMKDFGYDVEDFQAIDPLFGTMHDFEELLAEMHKKGLKLIMDFIPNHTSDRHRWFNLSRTRDPHYEDYYVWTDCNETDPRPNNWVSVFGNSSWTYDDVRGQCYLHQFLKEQPDLNFRNPRVRREMTDIIHFWLGKGVDGFRMDAVKHLLEATHLRDEPQVDPNKAPEDVTSEWDLHHDYTTSQLGLHDLLRDWRAVMDDYSHEPGRYRFMVTESYDYHEVDKTMMYYGTSLVKESDFPFNFYLLDLPQNTSGLWAKDLVHLWMANMPEGQWPNWVVGSHNRPRIASSAGQTYTRVINMLLLTLPGTATTYYGEEIGMENINITDSQIQDPAGKYNSSASRDPQRSPMQWTGDMNAGFNNKTNTTWLPVHPNYRSVNVEVQKKDEGSVLVQYRFLNTLRQSELPLHRGWFCYVHADASVFSYLRELDGLGRAFLVVLNFGKESAVTDLSSVWELPDQLTVLMSTNQVNDGKVLQKSRILTEAGEGLLIQYSTHTWFNRNHRDQCYVSEKACYLSAIDILYKC, translated from the exons ATGAGTGTTAAGGAGGACACCGGGAGCATGGAGCTGGGGGAGTGCACCAGGAACCCGAGGTTTCAGGATGTAGACGGCGTTGTGACACCGGCGGACACCATCTACGCAGACCCCGGTGAGAAGCGCGACTCCACCGCGCTGAAGGTGGACCCGGACGCGGCTGAGGAGGAGTACACGCAGATCAAGCCGTACGCCGGGATGCCCAAGGAGGTGCTGCTGCTGTACTCCTCCCAGGCCAAGTACCGGGTGCCCCGAGAGATCCTGTTCTGGCTGACGGTGGCCTGCACCCTGGCGCTGGTGGCGGTCACCGTCACGGTGATCGTGCTGTCGCCGCGGTGCCTCAACTGGTGGCAGGTCTCCCCGGTGTACCAGGTCTACCCCCGGTCCTTTAGGGACTCCGATGGAGACGGGGTCGGAGACCTCAAAG GAATTCAGCAGCAGCTCAATCACTTCCAGTACCTGAACATCAAGTCGGTGTGGATCAGTCCGTTCTACCGCTCTCCTATGAAGGACTTCGGCTATGACGTGGAAGATTTCCAGGCCATCGACCCACTCTTTGGAACCATGCAcgactttgaggagctcctggCTGAGATGCACAAAAAAG GTTTGAAGTTGATCATGGATTTCATTCCCAATCACACCAGTGACCGACACCGCTGGTTCAACTTGAGCCGGACTAGAGATCCTCACTACGAGGATTACTACGTCTGGACTGACTGCAATGAAACCGACCCGAGGCCTAACAACTGG gTGAGTGTGTTCGGGAACTCGTCATGGACCTATGATGACGTTAGAGGACAATGCTACCTGCACCAGTTCCTCAAGGAGCAACCAGACCTGAACTTCAGAAACCCTCGTGTCCGCAGAGAGATGACT gACATTATTCATTTCTGGCTGGGGAAGGGAGTGGACGGGTTTCGGATGGATGCAGTGAAGCATCTCCTGGAGGCCACACACTTGAGGGATGAACCACAGGTGGACCCAAACAAAGCACCG GAGGATGTGACGTCAGAGTGGGACCTTCACCATGACTACACCACCAGTCAGCTGGGTTTGCATGACCTGCTGAGGGACTGGAGGGCAGTGATGGATGACTACAGCCATGAGCCTGGCAGATACAG GTTCATGGTGACGGAGTCTTATGATTACCACGAGGTGGACAAGACCATGATGTACTACGGCACCTCACTGGTTAAAGAAAGTGACTTCCCCTTTAACTTCTACCTGCTGGACCTGCCTCAGAACACCAGCGGCCTGTGGGCTAAAGATCTGGTCCACCTGTGGATGGCCAACATGCCCGAGGGACAATGGCCCAACTGGGTG GTTGGGAGCCATAACAGGCCTCGGATTGCCTCTAGTGCTGGTCAGACCTACACTCGTGTCATCAACATGCTGCTGCTGACCCTCCCAGGCACAGCCACCACCTACTATGGCGAGGAGATCGGCATGGAGAACATAAACATCACAGACAGTCAGATACAGGACCCTGCCGGCAAATACAACTCG AGCGCCAGTCGAGACCCTCAGCGCTCTCCAATGCAGTGGACTGGTGACATGAACGCAGGcttcaacaacaaaaccaaCACCACCTGGCTGCCTGTACACCCCAACTACAGGAGCGTCAATGTGGAG GTCCAGAAGAAAGACGAAGGTTCTGTTCTGGTTCAATACCGCTTCCTGAACACCCTGCGTCAGTCCGAGCTCCCTCTTCACCGTGGCTGGTTCTGCTACGTCCATGCTGACGCCAGCGTCTTCTCTTACCTCAGAGAGCTGGACGGGCTCGGCCGAGCTTTCCTCGTGGTGCTGAACTTTGGTAAAGAATCTGCTGTCACTGATCTCTCCTCCGTTTGGGAGTTACCGGATCAGCTGACGGTGCTGATGAGCACAAACCAAGTCAACGACGGCAAAGTGCTGCAAAAGTCTCGTATCCTGACAGAGGCAGGGGAGGGTTTGCTGATCCAGTACTCCACCCACACTTGGTTTAACCGCAACCACCGTGACCAGTGCTACGTCTCTGAGAAGGCCTGCTATCTGAGTGCCATAGACATACTTTATAAATGCTAA